The Bosea sp. AS-1 region CAGCCAGCGCATCACATGCGTGCCGACAAGGCAGGGCTCGCCATGCTGGTTGACGACCTCGACCTTCGAGAGGCTGCGCCCTTTCTCCGCGTCGATACTCTCGATCTCGTAGCTGGCGGTCAGCGTGTCATCGATGAAGACGGGTTTCAGGAAGCGGATCCTGTCGTAACCCAGCGAGACGGAGACGCCCTTGGCACCGCGCTCCACGGCCCTCCGCGAGATCATCGAGGCGGTGGTCGAGAGCAATCCCATGACGAGCGCGCCATGCGCGATGCGCCTGCCGAAGCGGCTGCGCGCCGCATAGGCCTCGTCGACATGGATGGGATCGTGGTCTCCCGTGATCTCCGAGAAGGCGAGGAGATCGGCTTCGCGGATCGTCTTGCGGAATTCGGCCCGCTCGCCGATGGCGACGTGAAGCTTCATGCCCCGCCCCGCGCTTGGACGAAGCCGGCCGGCGCCGCTTGCGTCGACACGCTCATTGCGCTGCCATCCGGCTGGCCTCGGCGAGGCGCTGCGGAAGCGGCCGACGGTTCTTGCCGGCAAGGACCGCATCGAGCCCGATGCGCTCGGGCCTGAACAGCGTCGCATCCATCTGCTTGAGGTCCTTGGCGATCTTCGGCCTGAAGCCCATCCGGCCGAGCACGTCGCGCTCGAGATCGGCACCCGGCGCGATTTCGATCAGCGTCACGCCATCGCCCGTCAACGCGAACACCGCCCGCTCGGTGACATAGAGCGTGCGCTGGCCGCGCCTCGCACCATAGGGGCCGCTATAGGTGATCTGCTCGACCCGTTTCGCAAACTTCTGGTGAGGTCCATCCTTCAGAATGCCGAGCTTGCCACCGGAGAAGTCGAATTCGGTCTTGCCGGCGGTGAAGGTCGCCGAGAAGACGACCGTCCTCGCGTTCTGGCTGATATTGATGAAACCGCCCGGCCCGACGATGCGCCCGCCGAAGCGGCTGACATTGGCGTTGCCCTCCTCGTCCACCTCGGCGAAGGAGAGGAAGGCGAGATCGAGCCCGCCACCATCATAAAAATCGAACTGATAAGGCTGGTCGATCATCGCCTGGAAGTTGCGCGCGGCGCCCGCCTCGTTGCCTGAGGCCGGCGCGCCACCGATCAGGCCCTGCTCGTTGGTGAGACAGACTTCGTCGAGCACCCCTTCCTCAGCCGCGACATTGGCGATGCCAGTCGAGATGCCCGAGCCGAGATTGCAGATGGCACCAGGGAACAGCTCCATGGCGGCGCGGCGCGCGATGATCTTGCGCGGATCGAAGGGCAGCACCGGGATGTCGAACAGCGGCATCTTCAACTCGCCTGCATAGGAAGGCGAGTATTCAGTGATGTAGGTCTGCCGCTGCTTCGGCTCGACCACCACAAGGTCGACGAGGATGCCGGGGATCTTCACCTGCTTCGCCGGCAGCGTGCCGCGCTGGGCGAGCCGCTTCACCTGCACGATGACGAGCCCGCCGCAGCGCTTCGTCGCCTGCGCCTCCGAGATCATCTCGCCGTAGATCGCCTCCTGCTCCATCGTGACATTGCCGTCCTCGTCGGCCGTGGTGCCGCGCAGGAAGCAGACATCGATCTTGAAGCTCTTGAAGAAGAGGTATTCCTCACCCTTGAAATCGATCAGCTCG contains the following coding sequences:
- a CDS encoding MaoC family dehydratase; translation: MKLHVAIGERAEFRKTIREADLLAFSEITGDHDPIHVDEAYAARSRFGRRIAHGALVMGLLSTTASMISRRAVERGAKGVSVSLGYDRIRFLKPVFIDDTLTASYEIESIDAEKGRSLSKVEVVNQHGEPCLVGTHVMRWLPPEESA
- a CDS encoding CoA-transferase, with the protein product MRVTTADEAASHIRDGDTIVIGGSGGGHAVPDALMAAVERRFLAEGAPRGISAVHPVGLGDGGDLGMGHFAHEGLLKRAIGGTFVNSPKISDMALADKIEGYTLPQGALSQLMREIAAGRPGLITKTGLHTFVDPRHGGGRQSRSAPEGVVELIDFKGEEYLFFKSFKIDVCFLRGTTADEDGNVTMEQEAIYGEMISEAQATKRCGGLVIVQVKRLAQRGTLPAKQVKIPGILVDLVVVEPKQRQTYITEYSPSYAGELKMPLFDIPVLPFDPRKIIARRAAMELFPGAICNLGSGISTGIANVAAEEGVLDEVCLTNEQGLIGGAPASGNEAGAARNFQAMIDQPYQFDFYDGGGLDLAFLSFAEVDEEGNANVSRFGGRIVGPGGFINISQNARTVVFSATFTAGKTEFDFSGGKLGILKDGPHQKFAKRVEQITYSGPYGARRGQRTLYVTERAVFALTGDGVTLIEIAPGADLERDVLGRMGFRPKIAKDLKQMDATLFRPERIGLDAVLAGKNRRPLPQRLAEASRMAAQ